CTCACTTTTGCAAATGAAATGGCGAGCCATCCAAGTATATTAGGAATTGCAGCTATCATCAATGACTGCATTCCAAACCTTAAGAATTTAGAAAAAGAAGATGCATGTCGCACGACTGATTGTGCAAATTCAACAGatttaatataaaaatttcataCCCCTTTTCGTCCGACGTATTCAGCAATCTGCCCGCTTGCAATTGCACCAACCATTGCACCCACATTGGCCAATGAACCAAATACTGAAAACTACAATCCCATCCCACCAAGAGACTttatcaataataataataataaaaaggaaACAGAggacaaaaaaaatagtttgaaTAAGAAGAGATGGACCTCTGAAATGGTGAGTCCCAGATCATTGATTATATCAGCTTGCGTAGGACTCGAATATCCACACTGAAAACCTCAATCATATAATTGCAAAATGTCAAGTACATTCTTAATAAAATGGCAAGTGAGATAAACAAAATGCTATGGAAAGAAGTGAGGAAATATACGGTGAATCCGAACTGAATGGGTCCCAAAGCGACGATGGATACACAGAGGAAAACGGAAATGGATTCTCTGATCATTTGGGCGGAGGAGCCCATAATGCTGGACTGCCTCGACGCCATCCTATACCAACTTCCGGTATGCAATAAGGGCTTCCGAATCCCATCTTCCAATGCCGAATCATCTCTGGAACTCATCGTATTCCCAGCCTCGTTAGCCTTgcagaaaaaaaagtttttattCTACAAGATAGATTTATTGATGAAGATGTAGAAAACAGAGGCCGTTTACAACGGTCTGTCTTCTTGTTGTTTGTCTGAAGAAACAAAACGAGGAGACGTCGGGAGTGGCGGAGAAGTGAGAAGGGGGTGTAGGCACGTGTCTAGTTAGGGTTAAGACACGTGTCTAATCCAATCTGGGCAAATTATGCTGTGTGGGACCGCGTGGGCTCTGGTGGGGCTGGCATTGACCGGCCGGTAAATTAAGCGCTCCGATCGGGGAATGCTCACCTGGGGGCTGGGACATGAGTTCAACACGTCAGCACTAGATGGAGCATTAGCTGTGCTTAGTGGCCAATCATAATTCATGTACCCCAAGCAAGTGCACAGATTGGATCCAGACACATGTATACATTCttggtttgttatattttcgtGATTTTATAAGCATATGgaatttttggagtttttttttctacttttcttttgGAGGACGGCATGTGGAGTTCGAAGATACCATGAatcataataaaaataacttgcaaggaaagaacaaaaagaaagaacttGCAAATTTGCAACAGATAAAATTTAGTACCAAATGAACTCTAATCCAatatgtttggattgtaaattatttgagatatttttactgtagcatttttttgtgatgtgatgtatgtgagataaaaaaataattgaaaagataaaaaactgtattaaaaattgtaatggtgatataaacaaatatatttggaGAAATAATCCACTGTCCAAACAAAATGTTCAGTGACATAGGCAACTCGTGTGGTTTTGCAATTTGGACTTTAACGTGCTTTCGGATCCTCCTCATGTTGTAAGGTGTGCCATTCTCAGTAATCATAAGTGGATAATTATAAGAATTCTTATTAGCGATTTATGATATTAAAAGTATATTCTAATCGATGATAGTAATCGAaattgaatttatttaattttttaataaaaaaatgttgAAATCCTTTAGTACTTGACTGATGAACTCGTTAAGTATTCTATACATACAAGCGTGGAAATTTTTTTCTGTCTTTTTTTAGAGTTATACAGAACTACTTTGTAATGAGATCAAATATATAGTTTATTTGACAAGAAAAGCTAATTGTGATTAATTTTGACAAGAAAAGCATTTGCAATTAGTAATTTCataaaattgattgaaaaagtCCAATGACGAATTTGCATCTGCATGCGAACTACACAAAATTCTCGCGTAAAAAGGAAAACCTTGTACTactagattaattcttgtcGTTATGTCCACGGAAGATTTGACCCAGCCGAGGTGTTTGGCCAGTCTTGCCATTAGCCAATGACTTGTCACTACATTTCTAGATTGACTTTTTACCTCCAACAAGAACCAACAATAGTAGATACTAGATAGTAGAGACTAGTGTACCCGACCCGGTACCCATCCCCCACCGCAGTCAAAACGCCCCCCTCCAGCCCCGACATCATCACAGCAAGAAGAAACAGGCCAAGAAAACAACAGCACAGGTGAAACTTCTGCCGTAACGACTCCCAATTCTCAACCCTCCACCACCAAAACCACCGCTACCCCGGCCGCCGTCGTTGTTATCCAGCCCCCTTCAGCAATTCTTTCCTCGTCTTCCACCGCCGCAGAACGGAAAATTCTAGAAATAACATTTTGATCACCGCCGCACACATGGGTGAACAAACCCAGGTACAGACCCAAACCCAATCTCAATCGCCGGCATCGTCTCAACCTAATTCTGATGTAACATCCGCAACACAGCCCACTCCTGTAGCCGACGTCTCCATCAATGCCGACGTTTCCCAGAAGCCCTCCAATCCTTCCAAAATACCTATTCGACCTCAAAAAATCCGAAAGCTGTCATCTAACCCTACTTCCACCATTGCCACCACCCCCGTTGTTCTCACCGCCGTTAACTCCTCCTCCATGCCCACCTTGCAGACTTCCGAGGCCAAAGCCCTACAAATTACTGATTCTTCCTCCTCCCCTTCTGCCATTCCTATTCCGACCACTGCTTCCTCCTCCTCTACCACCACCACTACCATCACCTCCACCTCCGCGTCGACCAGCACTGCTGTTACCTCCACCACAGTTTCCACACCCACGGCATCTACGCCCAAGAATCGGAGGCGTAGTGCTGTCCAATCAGCTAGGGTTCTGCCCCAGATCATCAAACCCCTGTCGGCCGAGGGTGAAATCAATGCCGCTCTCCACCACCTCCGCGTTGTTGACCCTTTACTTGCTACCCTGATCGATACCCACCAGCCTCCGGCATTTGAGTCTCACCACTCCCCATTCCTTGCCCTCACCAAGAGCATTCTCTATCAGCAACTCGCCTACAAAGCAGGCACCTCAATCTACAATCGCTTTGTAGCGCTCTGCGGTGGCGAGACTGCAGTTCTTCCCGACAATGTGCTGGGTCTATCTGCTCAGGAGCTCAAGCAAGTCGGTGTCTCTGGTAGAAAAGCCAGCTATTTATATGACCTCGCAAATAAGTATAAATCTGGGATTTTATCGGATGAAACTGTGGTCAAAATGGATGATAAGTCATTGTTTACCATGCTATCCATGGTCAAGGGAATTGGGTCATGGTCAGTTCACATGTTCATGATTTTTTCACTGCACAGGCCAGATGTTTTGCCAGTGAGTGATTTGGGAGTGAGGAAAGGAGTGCAGATGTTGTATGGATTGGAGGAGTTACCTAGACCTTCACAAATGGAGCAATTATGTGAGAAATGGAGGCCATATAGGTCAGTTGGTGCTTGGTATATGTGGCGGTTTGTGGAAGGAAAGGGATCACAGAATGCTTCTGTTGCTCCTTCTGTAGAGGGTGCTAATGTGCAGCCATTGCAGCAAATTGAGCCTCAGCAGGATGCACAACAGCAACACCAATTGCAGCTTCTGGAACCCATCAACGGCATGGGGAATCTCGGGTAGTTGATATTTTGCTTTAAAAATCTTTTCTTGCTTGTAGATAATCAACTCATATGTGTTTTCTGCTCTGTGTCAAGGCATCATTGTAGAAATTTCTTGTCAGATTAGCTACATGTTGTCATATATGTTTTTTTGTTTCACATGGTAAGCGGGTCTGCAAGGGGGAGTATATGCTAGGATAAAAATGGTATCAACTTTGATGCTTATCTGTTCTAAGATCCATGAGGTAATCTCACTAATTGGTTTCAGAAGGATGAGTTGGTGTTACCTTGTTCATGTGCTTGGTAGGTTGGAATTATATTCCATTAATTGATGCCATTATTGGGTTTTGTCTTTTTTTGGTTATAAAACATGCAAATTAGgttttcatttgcttgttcgaTGGGGAGCAGTTGTGCCACTAGGTATGGTTGAATTGAACTTGTTTTACATTATTAACGCCATTGTAATTACTATGAAAAGGTTATGGAAATGGCTGGAATTATAAAACTTTGGTATTGTTTTTGAGTTGTTTATAAATGCTGAAAATCACAGCTTGCGGGATAGGCCATCACTCAGAGGTTTCCAGAAGTCCTTTATTACTGTTCTAGATTGAGTCACTCATAAATGCCAAAAGCCACAATGCTCTAAACTGATGGCATAATCAAAACGATATAAAAACAAAATGCGTTTCATCGTGTTGGGGGACAACATATATGAATTCACTAGCTATCGCCAACTGCTTTATGAGCTTATGTCTGAGCCCTCTTACTTTATGTGATGCAGTTGTGTGTTTGTATACACAAGTTTCTCTCTATCCCTCTCTCTCAAATGGATGACTACATTTATGAAATAAACTGTTGTTTAATTCGGAACTAGCTTTTCCATTGTTTCGGTGAACAACCTACAGTCTAACCAGGGTATGTAAACTTAGGGCAAATCTGGCACAAATAGATTGTTGTTGTTTCTTCTATTTACTTGTGTCATGTTAGCTGGTTGCTTCCTGTTGCAAGTGTCTGCCTTTTGCTGCGTATTTActgtttctttgttttggtgTGACCTTTTCATAACTGCAAGTTCAACATGAGTTGCTTGAAATGTTGTTCATAActgcaaattcaacatgagtCGCTTCAATTGTTGTCCATAActgcaaattcaacatgagtCGCTTCAATTGTTGTTCATAACTGCAAATTCAACATACTCACTTCAATTGTTGTTCATAACTGCAAATTCCACTTGATTCACTTGAATTGTTCATCATAACTGGATCTTTCAAATTGTCTggctctttatttttttctttaataagtTTAGCTATGGGTTTTGTCACAGGAACTGTGGgtttttttttccgtttttgGCTATTATGATATTTGACCTTCCTGTTTGGTTAATTAAAACAGAAAGAAATAGTTAATGCTGAATGTGGATTTTTCATTATAAGATATGCCTCTTCTTAACCATTTCCCACTACCCACCTTTTGACCTGTATAAATAGGACATGATACTTGTAGTTGATAACTCATAGGTTCTTGAGTCGCTAATGCATGGCTTCGTGTGTGGCCTTGACATGCTGGCCTTTGTGCAAGTGTTTTGCATTTATAGACtaggtttttgaaaatttcacaatgatACAGCATTTTGAAATGGTAATATTCACATTTCTTTCCGATATTTGTGGATGAATGACCGCAATGTACATTTGGCTGTAACAGTGATTCTTTTTATGGTGAAAACAAAATTGTAGTATTAGCATCCGCATGttgacatttttcttttctgtttaattacTCAAATTCCATTTTCCCACCTTTTGCCTGTTCATGAATGCGGTATATAGAACCAAGGTTTCTGTTAGCAACTTTAGAGCATACCTCAGTAAAATTGTTGACCACAGGCTTGATTTAGGTGACTTGCATATTAGGATCTGTATTCCATGCCCCCAAAAAGTCATGCTTAAGTTTCTTATTCATCCAAGTTTCTGGAAATGTAAGTAGAAGGTTGTGGttggtcgtgttgtatattcaACATTGAAGAGTTAAAAAGTTTACTATTGGTTATGCTGCTAGTGCAAAATTTGTCGTGGTTTCGTGCTATCAGCTGTCGTAACATGAACCCTGGTGATGAAGGGAGCTATTTGTCATCTTAAATACGAGTAAATTTGGTTCCTGGACTATGAATATATGATGTTGGCATTGCTTCACTATCTCCATTCGCCTTTTGTCTGCTTGTCAATTTAACCTCTTCTCATGAGAAAGGTTGTGCCTCTCATTGACAGAATTAAGAAACAGGTAATGCTGTGGATCCTTAAATGGATAAATCCTATTTGAAAGGAGATGTTTGTCATAGGCCATAGTCCACAATTAGTGAATGACGTTTTTTGGTAACTTAGGTTACTAAAAAGCTGGTACCACTTGACGCTTTGCACTTCCGTTCATTGCTCTTTATGGATACATGCAAAAAGTTTTGATCTTATAATTCACAAGTACACTGACAAGTGTAACCAGATTTGGTCTTCTGTTGTAGGGCTTGCATCTGGGGCCAATGACGGGGAAGAAAGTGTTCTGTATCATTACATTAGGAATTACTAGTCTCTGTCTGATCCATGGATGTAAAGAATCCAGTGCAAGGGTTTGTTGAATTCCGGAAGAACCTGTCGTATATAGCTCCAACATTTTATATAACCTTGGGGGCTGTATTTGTAGAGTATAGTTGCGAACTTGTTGAACAAGTTGTGCTTTTAGGTATTGAGGCTTTTATTGATAGTTAGGAAAGGATAGCTTCCATAAAAGACTGGTATCACCCCTCAGCTCTTGATGCAATTGTTTAGCTACTGCGCGTACATTTtatcaacatataagcttttaTTTCAACACTTCGTATTTACCCATGTTTGTTTCTTGTGGTGGACCAACCTCATTCCCAAAGCCAACATGATTTGActttatgtgtgtgtgtgtgtgtgtgtgtgtgtgtatatatatcatTTGGCAAACAAAATGATAACTCTTCAGTGTTTTCTTTCTCGTTTCTATTCTTGTCtgtaaaataaggtgcaaatgaaTAATCTAGTCAGAGCCAAGTTTTGACTAAATGAAATGGACCTCGATTAAAAAGTCCCTTTCTTCATCTTAAAAAGTTGATTGTGCAGTAGTATTTCTTCTTGTCAAAttttttaagttaaaaaaagaagaagacagaATACTTAAAATCTAAGACAAAATTTTTGCTTAAGCGTCCAAAATATACAGCTGTTCCAAATTTGTTTGTATCTGTCATTGATTAACCCATTGCTCAAATTCCGAATAGTTTTACACCCAATATACAAATTACCAATTCAGCACCTAGTGATTAGTCATATTTGGAACATATTGCTCAAATTACCATTTTTAGTTTTACAATCTCTAAATTAACCTCTTTCTCGTAGATTATCCAACATAAGTGGTTAGCCGTGGGTTAAAAAAAGGCAATTAAATATGTGTTCACTAAGaacgtaaaaatttttctgtaGAAAACAGCAACCCAAACAAGAGGGACTGAAGTTGTCAAACTTTGaacgttttcattttttttcctagtaaaaaaaaaaagttaaagtgAATTTATCTTTGATCACTTTCATAGATCAAGCATGCTTCATATAAGCATTTTCTGTTTGACGCATCTTCTGTACATgctatatatgtgtgtgtgtgtgtatatatatatagttgtcAATTATGGGTCATGCCATTATCGCATCTTTGTATAGTGTTGTTGTGGGCTGCGGCCTGTAGAAAGGAGAAAGAAGGGGGAAGAGTTAACAACCAAAACCATCTCTGGCCAAGAAATCCAGACATTTTGCAAGAGGGAACTAATAGGACTTAGTTCAAGCCCAATACGAATGTTACGATCCAGTGCACCTGCAGCCAATCCACTTGATACTTAGTGGAAGAGAATTATCGAAGCAAAATTTAGAAAGACTGAAATAGAGACTGAAAGCTTATATagaatttgaatttgatgaaGCTGAAGAGGTGACTTCCGGGATGTCCGAAAATTTTGCTACAGAAATGACACCCTGAACATGATGATGATTATGCTTGcaaattcttaatttttttggtCATATTGCAAATTCTTATTCggagtatctttttttttttttaaattattcttgaatattttaaactgaaaaacaaaagaaaacaaaaaaaaaaaaaggacggCAAAGAGATCAAAGAGATGAGAAATTGGTCATATCAAAATTTGACAAGGGCATGCGCATcatcttcatcttttttttttttttggtcgacaTGCAACTAAAGCACAACAAAGACGCTTTTCTCATTGTTCATCCCAACTTATAAAAGGACATGGGATTGTCGGAAATTCAAAAGTATGGTATTCTTTCTAGGAAAATCTGTCCTATGTACTATTAACAATGTGATTAGTATGTCATATGTGTAAAGTTTAGAATTTCAATCAAACTAAAACATGGTGCGGCATGGCGTGTGTTTGGATATcaaattatttgggataatttttttttttaaaaaaaaaagatactgtAACATTGTTTGATataatgtatataaaataaaaagttggtTAGAAAATATGTTCGTGATGTAGAACTTTGTACAAATAATCCAGTGTCCAAACAAATTCGCTTGTAAGAAAAATTTATAATTCTTTTGTTTAGAATTACTAGCAAGTTTGTCCAACCAAATGATTCATCACCATGCAGCTCGTCACGCATGAAAAATCTAagagatttttatttttattttttgtctggGCTGTGGAACAATTATTTGACAAGTCTAATAATTAGTGTTTAACTCACGTGATATGGTCAACTGGACATAGTAAGAATCCCAAGTGCCAAATCAGAACTCTTATCAAAAATACAATTATTGGGCTCcacaattttatttaaaaatatctTCATTGATAGAAGACTGACTGCTCGACTTAACATGTAGCTGTTCCATGCCATGCCATGATAAAATTTGTCGCCGAAAGAGGGTTAATTGAATTTGAAGCAAGAATACAGAAATGGCAAATGCTTGGACTTGGTTCAACTTAACCATTTATCTTCTCTGCTTTATCTTTCGGCTGCGGATGAGAGGTTACTTTAGAGAGAAAAGACAAGTAATTAATGCATAATGTATTCTAGAAAGATCAATGAGCATATATGAAATTTATTGATTAAAGATAATCTTggtatttgagtaaaatatgCTCTGATAGGAAGATAGTTGCTCTAGCATTGCAACATCACTTACGGGCATCAGCTAATTCATTTCATGTAAACTTGCCAATGGACTTCAAGTAAGTCTGCTTAAAGATCGTCATGACATCTTAGATCCTATTTGGAGTTGTGGTAGTCtataaaaaatcttttttttttttttttttttttttgcatgagtACTTTGAATCTAATTATAATTGGCCCTAAAAAAGAGGTTTATGCAATACTGCAATATTAAGTAGTGTTGCTCGGTCCCATAAATATTAATGCAAGTAAACGTAGTTAAAAAGGGTAAGTAAATATAGTTAATGCAATCATTTTTGTTTCATCAATAGTACATATAGTTTTGTTTTTGTAGTTCCTACTAGAATAATTGATTAGTGGAGTAACATATTTGTTGATAGGATTTTTCTAAAGAGGGtctattcacacacataaattACTCTTACATTCATAATTATTATCCTcccttacatttatacattattCTTAATTAACTTTATTTTTCATAAATTTAATACCTGAATTACATCGTAACGAATATCCATTAGTCACTTGTTAAACAGACCCTTGTTGACAAAGATGCACATTAAGTATAAGTATAGTAGTAAATTGATAAACAAGCAGTCCTCTTAAAAAGGAAATAAGTTGATAATTTAGGATACATATATAAAAGAATAGTGAGCCTATATTACTTGTGGGTGGGGCGGGATTGGAGTAGTAAatataagggataatttcagaaatctctcCTGAGATTTTTGACAGTTTCACTCActtcccttttgatttgaatAATTGCACTAACTTCCCTTCATGTAGTAAAATGACTATAATATCCTTCACTTATAGATAAttcctaccaaaaaaaaaaaaatcctacaaCTACAACTAGTTTTTCATTCTAAAACAACGATAGCCACacaaaataaactcttattGTATTTCTCCTGCCTTCTTTCTCCTATGTCTTATGATCCACTAGTTCTTCGCAAATGTCATCCACACAACTACCTAATACATCTCGAATCCTTATTATTATGAAAATATatcctctttccttttttttttttttgtaaatattaTTGAATTGATATTGCCAAATGAGAAGTTGCCGAATCAAATTTGttatcaaaataaataaagatgaAAAGGATGGCGGTGTACAGACAAGCAAATAAAAGTGATAGCTAAAAAGGGAACATGAATTAAGGAAGATTACGTTATTATACCAATTATGTATAAAGAATTTTGGGATATAAAAAACTGCAATCGGATTTGCCAAGAGACATGAGATGTAGCCTCTAGTGTTGCTTTTTGGTTGCTACATGTTGGTATTCTTGGtgaattggattatttta
The genomic region above belongs to Coffea arabica cultivar ET-39 chromosome 7c, Coffea Arabica ET-39 HiFi, whole genome shotgun sequence and contains:
- the LOC140010428 gene encoding uncharacterized protein; protein product: MGEQTQVQTQTQSQSPASSQPNSDVTSATQPTPVADVSINADVSQKPSNPSKIPIRPQKIRKLSSNPTSTIATTPVVLTAVNSSSMPTLQTSEAKALQITDSSSSPSAIPIPTTASSSSTTTTTITSTSASTSTAVTSTTVSTPTASTPKNRRRSAVQSARVLPQIIKPLSAEGEINAALHHLRVVDPLLATLIDTHQPPAFESHHSPFLALTKSILYQQLAYKAGTSIYNRFVALCGGETAVLPDNVLGLSAQELKQVGVSGRKASYLYDLANKYKSGILSDETVVKMDDKSLFTMLSMVKGIGSWSVHMFMIFSLHRPDVLPVSDLGVRKGVQMLYGLEELPRPSQMEQLCEKWRPYRSVGAWYMWRFVEGKGSQNASVAPSVEGANVQPLQQIEPQQDAQQQHQLQLLEPINGMGNLGACIWGQ